Below is a genomic region from Campylobacter concisus.
AAGGAGAGCGTGGGAAGTGGTGTTTTTATCGATCCACACGGCGAAAGATACACTAATAAAGATGGCTCTATAACCAAAGGCGGACTTTTAGCAGCCGTCATAAATAGCAACCTTGATATTAAAGAAGGTGAAACTACCGTTTTTGGAAAGAAGCAAGGCTTTGATAAGAGCGTAGATAGTAAAGAATTTAGTAGGGCATTTGAGCTATTTGAGCTTATGGGTGAGATGAAATTTGGAGCAAATTTCAACAAGGCAAGCGACTCTGATCTAGCTGGCATGCCTGAATATATGCAAGAGTATGTTAAGTATAAAAGAGACCTTGTCTATGTAGATCTAACGACTGGGTTTGTCGGTAAGTATTCAGATGAAGAAGACGAACTCTCATTTAAAAAGATGATGGAGCATAATCTAAAAATGCTAAAGCTACTCTTTGGTGAGATAGACAAAGATGGTAAAAAGAGCAAAGACTTTATGGATAGCTTTTTGAAATTTAGCATGCCACCTTTAAATTTAGTAAAAGAGCTAAATGAAAACCCAGCTGGAAAATATCTAGTAGATATGCTTGGCATAAAAAGAGATGTTGATATAAAGGCGTAAGGGGGAGTTAAAATGATAACTAGCATAAACGGACTTAGCAATACACCGATACAAGATAACACTATCCACAAAGAAAATGTAGCCAAAGAAGGCAAGCAAGATAAAAGCGTCATCGAAGAAAAATTTGATTACTCAAAGTATATGTTTAGACCCTGGACTGATAATGTAAAAGAATTTATTGATATAGACCAAAGTAAAGAGGGCTGGATAACAGATACTATAAATCGAATAGATAGTATGCTGTCTGATTACCCCATGAAAGAAAGAAGAGCTTTAGCATCAAAACCTCCAGAAACTATGGAAGAATTTAGAGTCGGAGAGTTACAAAGCTATATGGATTGGCTACTTACCAACTCTGTTGATGGCAAGCCAACCATGTTAGGAAAATTAATAGGTATCGGCACAAAAGAAGAAGAAGATGAACTAGATGCTTTTATGGAAACTATGTCCTCCCTTTATCCAAATAATAATGACGAGTCGCTTAGTCTTTTAAATAGAACCGATCTAAGCATAGATGAATTTAAGACTTTATTTGCCAAAGCAAGAGAAAAAGCTACAAATGATGTTGCAGAACAAAGAAAACAGATAATCAAAGAAGAACAAGAATACAATGCAAATTTCGCTAAAGAGCAAAATGAGAAGAAATTTAAACCTATGCAGGTTAAAAAGAAGTATGAGACCTATGATATAAACAAGGATCAAAAATTTCTTTATACAAGAGAGCTTTTAAATTTTAAAGAAAAAAGAGGCATAGATGTCTTAGAGCTTATGCAAAAGATAGATAAGAAGCAAATTTTAAATAAGATGGCTTGATAAATAAAAAATAGCTATCTTATTTATTGTATAAAGTAGTGATTGCTTTAAATTTGACCCTCTATATGGTTTTATCCACTTTTTTATTTGCGACTTTTTCTAAAA
It encodes:
- a CDS encoding cell surface protein; its protein translation is MITSINGLSNTPIQDNTIHKENVAKEGKQDKSVIEEKFDYSKYMFRPWTDNVKEFIDIDQSKEGWITDTINRIDSMLSDYPMKERRALASKPPETMEEFRVGELQSYMDWLLTNSVDGKPTMLGKLIGIGTKEEEDELDAFMETMSSLYPNNNDESLSLLNRTDLSIDEFKTLFAKAREKATNDVAEQRKQIIKEEQEYNANFAKEQNEKKFKPMQVKKKYETYDINKDQKFLYTRELLNFKEKRGIDVLELMQKIDKKQILNKMA
- a CDS encoding Cj0814 family flagellar-dependent secreted protein; this translates as MINALSSYPLNLEQNIKVSTKVATKQTSSEVLGYKVDKDGYFTDEFNKQAGIPSDYKIHSSTLESLVNVAEGTSFFSRTFKSIDIAKTAGNAYKILSQVVGEDTLNSKDSFSLDEIRNFPQGFEYNRQSMQVTKIHNSIHDFDAAASSFNYKESNKQMISTLFFNPSFNGGDGRQPLKPTTDIFNNNNGGKESVGSGVFIDPHGERYTNKDGSITKGGLLAAVINSNLDIKEGETTVFGKKQGFDKSVDSKEFSRAFELFELMGEMKFGANFNKASDSDLAGMPEYMQEYVKYKRDLVYVDLTTGFVGKYSDEEDELSFKKMMEHNLKMLKLLFGEIDKDGKKSKDFMDSFLKFSMPPLNLVKELNENPAGKYLVDMLGIKRDVDIKA